Proteins found in one Salvelinus alpinus chromosome 11, SLU_Salpinus.1, whole genome shotgun sequence genomic segment:
- the LOC139533617 gene encoding mucin-19-like, translating into MMSLGGLLVLLAASSGWAAFGMERTNTLLLNLHESERASSSRVTGQVGRDSGWTRLTAGQVGRDSNWTRSTVLVVMFTGQVGRDSRITGHTGLLGLTFLLVVRRGLLGLPSGLEGCTSYWTRPTGLTGRLVGPRGLLGFPSGLEGCTSGWTRPTGVTGRLVVRRGLLGLPSGLEGCTSGWTRPVGLTERLGGRRVLLGLPSGLEGCTSYLTRPTGLTGRLVGPRGLLHLPSGLEGCTSSWTRPVGLTERLVGRRGLLGFPSGLEGCTSDWTRPTGLTGRLLRGRGLLGLPSGLEGCRSGWTRQTGLTGRLVGRRGLLGLTCREGNAEGLKEEAITGAWLTPSLSSSTLLEGQSSGTPVDLGPPDPFRLGLLFIIHWSAVF; encoded by the coding sequence ATGATGTCTCTGGGTGGGCTGCTTGTCCTTCTGGCAGCCTCCTCTGGCTGGGCAGCTTTTGGCATGGAGAGAACAAACACATTGTTGCTGAACCTGCATGAATCTGAAAGGGCCAGCTCCTCCAGGGTCACAGGACAGGTAGGACGGGACTCAGGCTGGACCAGACTCACTGCAGGACAGGTTGGACGGGACTCAAACTGGACTAGGTCCACAGTGCTGGTAGTGATGTTCACAGGACAGGTAGGTCGGGACTCAAGAATAACGGGACACACAGGATTACTGGGCTTAACTTTTCTCCTAGTGGTGCGTCGAGGGTTGCTAGGCCTCCCTTCAGGCCTGGAAGGCTGTACATCATATTGGACCAGGCCAACGGGGCTAACAGGCCGTCTAGTGGGGCCCAGAGGGTTGCTAGGCTTCCCCTCAGGTCTGGAAGGCTGTACATCAGGCTGGACCAGGCCAACGGGGGTAACAGGCCGTCTAGTGGTTCGTCGAGGGTTGCTAGGCCTCCCTTCAGGTCTGGAAGGCTGTACGTCAGGCTGGACCAGGCCAGTTGGTCTAACAGAACGTCTAGGGGGGCGTCGAGTGTTGCTAGGCCTCCCTTCAGGTCTGGAAGGCTGTACATCATACTTGACCAGGCCAACGGGGCTAACAGGCCGTCTAGTGGGGCCCAGAGGGTTGCTACACCTCCCTTCAGGTCTGGAAGGCTGTACGTCAAGCTGGACCAGGCCAGTTGGTCTAACAGAACGTCTAGTGGGGCGTCGAGGGTTGCTAGGCTTCCCCTCAGGTCTGGAAGGCTGTACATCAGACTGGACCAGGCCTACGGGGCTAACAGGCCGTCTATTGAGGGGCCGAGGGTTGCTAGGCCTCCCTTCAGGTTTGGAAGGCTGTAGGTCAGGCTGGACCAGGCAAACTGGGCTAACAGGCCGTCTAGTTGGGCGTCGAGGGTTGCTTGGCCTCACATGCAGGGAGGGGAACGCTGAGGGCCTGAAAGAGGAGGCCATCACTGGGGCCTGGCTGACCCCTTCTCTCTCCAGCAGCACTCTGTTAGAAGGACAGAGTAGTGGAACACCGGTGGACCTTGGTCCTCCAGACCCATTCAGGTTGGGCCTCCTATTCATCATTCACTGGTCTGCAGTATTCTAA